Proteins found in one Coriobacteriia bacterium genomic segment:
- a CDS encoding STAS domain-containing protein, with the protein MSLTINLDQEPAFWKLTLAGDLDYGECATFRMNIDRILKSSPPAAIVDLSGVEYLDSSGLGLLLSLSKEYASTGGKLVLVTNETVDNILSLTRLNGIFATAPHLDQALQMVETPAV; encoded by the coding sequence ATGTCGCTCACCATCAATCTCGACCAAGAGCCAGCGTTTTGGAAGCTGACGCTCGCTGGCGATCTGGACTATGGCGAGTGTGCGACGTTCCGGATGAACATCGACCGGATACTCAAGAGCTCGCCACCTGCGGCGATTGTCGACCTGTCGGGTGTCGAGTATCTCGACAGCTCGGGACTCGGCCTTCTGCTTTCGCTCTCGAAGGAGTATGCGAGCACTGGAGGCAAGCTGGTTTTGGTCACCAACGAGACGGTCGACAACATCTTGTCGCTCACGCGCCTCAACGGCATCTTCGCCACAGCGCCACACCTCGATCAAGCGCTGCAGATGGTCGAGACACCGGCAGTCTGA